A section of the Engraulis encrasicolus isolate BLACKSEA-1 chromosome 8, IST_EnEncr_1.0, whole genome shotgun sequence genome encodes:
- the b3gat1a gene encoding galactosylgalactosylxylosylprotein 3-beta-glucuronosyltransferase 1 isoform X1 yields MPKRRDILAIVLIVLPWTLLITVWHQNAIAPLLAIRKACHHLVRDFFIIPERLAIHRHRLADDGAEGRREAGGAGGAGDSKEYCSPGDSRDIVEVVRTEYVYTRPPPWSDVLPAIHVITPTYSRPVQKAELTRLANTFLHVANLHWILVEDAQRRTPLVARLLRETGLNYTHLNVETPRNYKLRGDARDPRIPRGTMQRNLALRWLRETFSPNSSQPGIVYFADDDNTYSLELFEEMRSTRKVSVWPVAFVGGLRYESPKVNAAGKVYGWKTVFDPHRPFAIDMAGFAINLRLILFKPQAYFKLRGVKGGYQESSLLRDLVTLQDLEPKAANCTKILVWHTRTEKPVLVNEGKKGFTDPNVEI; encoded by the exons ATGCCGAAGAGAAGAGACATTCTTGCCATCGTGTTGATCGTGTTACCGTGGACCCTGCTCATCACCGTCTGGCACCAAAACGCGATAGCACCACTGCTGGCCATTCGCAAGG CTTGTCACCACCTAGTCAGAGACTTCTTTATCATTCCCGAGCGGCTAGCCATCCACCGCCACCGGCTCGCAG ATGACGGCGCTGAGGGACGTCGGGAGGCGGGGGGCGCGGGCGGGGCCGGCGACTCCAAGGAGTACTGCTCGCCGGGCGACAGCCGGGACATCGTGGAGGTGGTGCGCACCGAGTACGTGTACACGCGGCCGCCGCCCTGGTCCGACGTGCTGCCCGCCATCCACGTGATCACGCCCACCTACAGCCGGCCCGTGCAGAAGGCGGAGCTGACGCGGCTGGCCAACACCTTCCTGCACGTGGCCAACCTGCACTGGATCCTGGTGGAGGACGCGCAGCGCCGCACGCCGCTGGTGGCCCGGCTGCTGCGCGAGACGGGCCTCAACTACACGCACCTCAACGTGGAGACGCCGCGCAACTACAAGCTGCGGGGCGACGCCCGGGACCCGCGCATCCCGCGCGGCACCATGCAGCGGAACCTGGCGCTGCGCTGGCTCCGGGAGACCTTCAGCCCCAACAGCAGCCAGCCGGGCATCGTCTACTTCGCCGACGACGACAACACCTACAGCCTGGAGCTGTTTGAGGAG ATGCGCTCCACGCGGAAGGTCTCGGTGTGGCCGGTGGCCTTCGTGGGCGGGCTGCGCTACGAGTCGCCCAAGGTCAACGCGGCGGGGAAGGTGTACGGCTGGAAGACGGTCTTCGACCCGCACCGGCCCTTCGCCATCGACATGGCCGGCTTCGCCATCAACCTGCGGCTCATCCTCTTCAAACCGCAGGCCTACTTCAAGCtgcggggggtgaaggggggctACCAGGAGAGCAGCCTGCTCCGAGACCTGGTCACCCTCCAGGACCTGGAGCCCAAGGCCGCCAATTGCACTAAG ATTCTCGTTTGGCACACCAGGACAGAAAAGCCTGTGCTTGTCAATGAGGGCAAAAAGGGATTCACAGACCCCAATGTGGAAATCTGA
- the b3gat1a gene encoding galactosylgalactosylxylosylprotein 3-beta-glucuronosyltransferase 1 isoform X2, with amino-acid sequence MPKRRDILAIVLIVLPWTLLITVWHQNAIAPLLAIRKDDGAEGRREAGGAGGAGDSKEYCSPGDSRDIVEVVRTEYVYTRPPPWSDVLPAIHVITPTYSRPVQKAELTRLANTFLHVANLHWILVEDAQRRTPLVARLLRETGLNYTHLNVETPRNYKLRGDARDPRIPRGTMQRNLALRWLRETFSPNSSQPGIVYFADDDNTYSLELFEEMRSTRKVSVWPVAFVGGLRYESPKVNAAGKVYGWKTVFDPHRPFAIDMAGFAINLRLILFKPQAYFKLRGVKGGYQESSLLRDLVTLQDLEPKAANCTKILVWHTRTEKPVLVNEGKKGFTDPNVEI; translated from the exons ATGCCGAAGAGAAGAGACATTCTTGCCATCGTGTTGATCGTGTTACCGTGGACCCTGCTCATCACCGTCTGGCACCAAAACGCGATAGCACCACTGCTGGCCATTCGCAAGG ATGACGGCGCTGAGGGACGTCGGGAGGCGGGGGGCGCGGGCGGGGCCGGCGACTCCAAGGAGTACTGCTCGCCGGGCGACAGCCGGGACATCGTGGAGGTGGTGCGCACCGAGTACGTGTACACGCGGCCGCCGCCCTGGTCCGACGTGCTGCCCGCCATCCACGTGATCACGCCCACCTACAGCCGGCCCGTGCAGAAGGCGGAGCTGACGCGGCTGGCCAACACCTTCCTGCACGTGGCCAACCTGCACTGGATCCTGGTGGAGGACGCGCAGCGCCGCACGCCGCTGGTGGCCCGGCTGCTGCGCGAGACGGGCCTCAACTACACGCACCTCAACGTGGAGACGCCGCGCAACTACAAGCTGCGGGGCGACGCCCGGGACCCGCGCATCCCGCGCGGCACCATGCAGCGGAACCTGGCGCTGCGCTGGCTCCGGGAGACCTTCAGCCCCAACAGCAGCCAGCCGGGCATCGTCTACTTCGCCGACGACGACAACACCTACAGCCTGGAGCTGTTTGAGGAG ATGCGCTCCACGCGGAAGGTCTCGGTGTGGCCGGTGGCCTTCGTGGGCGGGCTGCGCTACGAGTCGCCCAAGGTCAACGCGGCGGGGAAGGTGTACGGCTGGAAGACGGTCTTCGACCCGCACCGGCCCTTCGCCATCGACATGGCCGGCTTCGCCATCAACCTGCGGCTCATCCTCTTCAAACCGCAGGCCTACTTCAAGCtgcggggggtgaaggggggctACCAGGAGAGCAGCCTGCTCCGAGACCTGGTCACCCTCCAGGACCTGGAGCCCAAGGCCGCCAATTGCACTAAG ATTCTCGTTTGGCACACCAGGACAGAAAAGCCTGTGCTTGTCAATGAGGGCAAAAAGGGATTCACAGACCCCAATGTGGAAATCTGA